The following proteins are co-located in the Dromiciops gliroides isolate mDroGli1 chromosome 2, mDroGli1.pri, whole genome shotgun sequence genome:
- the LRIT1 gene encoding LOW QUALITY PROTEIN: leucine-rich repeat, immunoglobulin-like domain and transmembrane domain-containing protein 1 (The sequence of the model RefSeq protein was modified relative to this genomic sequence to represent the inferred CDS: inserted 1 base in 1 codon; deleted 3 bases in 2 codons) — translation MWVVMGVLWCLALRGLPQALGSCPSQCSCSLHSLSDGTKNRVVVCNDPEMTLPPMMIPPDTSKLRIEKTSIRRVPGDALHQLTRLEYLWLPYNSMTSVSSVMLRGLRRLRELRLPGNYLVSFPWGALGDTPQLRLLDLHGNRLSAVSAEAARYVRNLTFLDLSSNQLMRLPQQLLTTWSHLQAGPYSSSDNSKIILGKKGQAIQDNPWVCDCSLYEMSQILNFPTPNMAFIDPRSVSVLSWSLAGVAFSQLELRKCQRPEVYTSVAKVKTLLGSTEVLRCGATGXPSPELSWRRADGHQLMGQVMHQETSSDGMSWSLLGLPEVSHRDSGEYVCKAKNSLGATEAFVSLIITEAQTTAEPQGPTSRPWPGKAEGAEAAAYNELVARYASTTSGLSSLVARPTLPSYEKNPALQHFHMNALGELSEGSLGLEPAQMVKSVKVVGDTYHSVTLVWKAPQAGNTTAFSVLYAIFGEKDMRRVSVDPGKTKVTIEGLMPKTKYVACVCVRGLVPKKEQCIIFSTDEVVDAEGTQRLINIVVISIAGIIAVPLTLLVCCGSLKRRYQKFRLRKNEETQGSYVTFERLGPGEDGVEDLARDSPEEGDRLLSSRSSMDSHAPSKVEGTANEYFC, via the exons ATGTGGGTGGTCATGGGAGTGCTCTGGTGCCTGGCCCTCAGGGGTCTTCCCCAAGCCCTCGGCTCCTGTCCCTCCCAGTGTAGCTGTAGCCTACACAGTCTCAGCGATGGCACCAAAAACAG GGTGGTCGTGTGCAATGACCCTGAGATGACCCTCCCTCCCATGATGATCCCACCGGACACCTCCAAGCTCCGCATAGAGAAGACGTCCATCCGGAGAGTGCCAGGGGATGCCCTTCACCAGCTCACTCGCCTTGAGTACCTGTGGTTGCCCTACAATTCCATGACCAGCGTCAGTTCTGTCATGCTGCGTGGCCTGCGGAGGCTTCGAGAGCTGCGCCTTCCTGGGAATTACTTGGTATCCTTCCCCTGGGGAGCTCTTGGGGATACCCCACAGCTACGGCTGCTCGATCTGCATGGGAACCGCCTCTCAGCTGTGTCTGCAGAGGCAGCCCGCTATGTAAGGAACCTCACTTTCCTGGACCTCTCCAGCAATCAGCTGATGCGTCTTCCTCAGCAGCTCCTCACCACCTGGTCTCATCTGCAGGCTGGTCCTTATTCTTCCAGTGATAACTCCAAGATCATCCTGGGTAAGAAAGGTCAAGCTATCCA GGACAACCCCTGGGTATGTGACTGTAGCCTCTATGAAATGTCGCAGATCCTAAACTTCCCAACTCCAAATATGGCCTTCATCGATCCCAGGAGTGTAAGTGTTCTA TCTTGGAGCCTGGCTGGAGTTGCCTTCAGCCAGCTGGAACTCAGGAAGTGCCAGCGTCCTGAGGTG TATACTTCAGTGGCCAAGGTCAAGACCCTTTTAGGTAGCACTGAGGTCCTGCGCTGTGGGGCCACTG TACCCAGTCCAGAGCTCAGTTGGAGGAGAGCTGATGGGCATCAGCTCATGGGACAGGTGA tgcatCAAGAAACCTCCAGTGATGGCATGAGCTGGTCTCTTCTGGGCTTGCCTGAAGTATCCCACCGTGACTCTGGAGAGTATGTCTGCAAAGCCAAAAATTCTTTGGGGGCCACTGAAGCATTTGTCTCCCTCATCATCACTGAGGCCCAGACCACTGCTGAGCCCCAAGGGCCCACAAGTAGGCCTTGGCCAGGGAAGGCTGAGGGAGCAGAAGCTGCGGCTTACAATGAGCTAGTGGCAAGGTATGCCTCCACTACCTCAGGTCTGTCTTCTTTGGTGGCCAGACCCACTCTCCCCAGCTATGAGAAGAATCCTGCTCTCCAACATTTCCACATGAATGCCCTGGGAGAACTCTCTGAGGGGAGCCTTGGG CTGGAACCAGCCCAAATGGTGAAGTCAGTTAAGGTGGTAGGGGACACGTACCACAGTGTGACCTTGGTGTGGAAAGCCCCCCAGGCTGGAAACACCACTGCATTCAGTGTACTCTATGCCATCTTTGGGGAGAAGGATATGAGGAGGGTCAGTGTAGACCCTGGGAAAACGAAGGTCACCATTGAGGGCCTTATGCCAAAAACCAAGTATGTAGCTTGTGTCTGTGTGCGTGGCCTGGTCCCCAAGAAGGAACAGTGTATCATCTTCTCTACTGATGAGGTGGTTGACGCTGAAGGCACCCAGAGACTCATCAACATTGTGGTGATTAGCATAGCGGGCATCATTGCTGTGCCCCTAACCTTGCTTGTCTGTTGTGGGTCCCTAAAAAGGCGTTACCAGAAATTCCGACTGAGGAAGAATGAGGAGACGCAGGGTTCATATGTCACGTTTGAGAGACTGGGCCCTGGTGAAGATGGAGTGGAGGATTTGGCCAGAGACAGCCCTGAGGAGGGAGACAGGCTCCTCTCATCACGTTCTAGCATGGATTCACACGCTCCATCCAAGGTAGAAGGCACAGCCAATGAGTACTTCTGCTAA